The Paracoccus liaowanqingii genome window below encodes:
- the lpdA gene encoding dihydrolipoyl dehydrogenase, with protein sequence MAQNFDMVVIGAGPGGYVAAIRGAQLGLKVACIEREHLGGICLNWGCIPTKAMLRSAEVYHLMHRAKEFGLKADGIGYDLDAVVKRSRGVAKQLSGGIGHLFKKNKVTTIMGAAKLAGKGRVTVTTDKGTEEITAKAIVLATGARARELPGLEPDGKLVWNYKHALVPPHMPKKLLVIGSGAIGIEFASFFNTLGADTTVVEVMDRVLPVEDAEIAAFAKKQFVKQGMTILEKASVKKLDRKGDTVTAHIESGGKTETRDFDTVISAVGIVGNTEGLGLEEAGIKVDRAHVVTDSYCRTGVEGVYAIGDLAGAPWLAHKASHEGVMVAELIAGGHPHAVDPGSIAGCTYCHPQIASVGLTEAKAKEMGLEIKVGRFPFMGNGKAIALGEPEGMIKTIFDAKTGELLGAHMVGAEVTELIQGYVIGRKLETTEADLMETVFPHPTLSEMMHESVLDAYGRAIHF encoded by the coding sequence ATGGCCCAGAATTTCGACATGGTGGTGATCGGCGCCGGACCGGGCGGCTATGTCGCCGCGATCCGGGGCGCGCAGCTGGGCCTGAAGGTCGCATGCATCGAGCGCGAGCATCTGGGCGGCATCTGCCTGAACTGGGGCTGCATCCCCACCAAGGCCATGCTGCGCAGCGCGGAGGTCTATCACCTGATGCACCGCGCCAAGGAATTCGGCCTCAAGGCCGACGGCATCGGCTATGACCTGGACGCGGTGGTCAAGCGCTCGCGCGGGGTGGCCAAGCAGCTGTCGGGCGGCATCGGGCACCTGTTCAAGAAGAACAAGGTCACGACGATCATGGGCGCGGCCAAGCTGGCCGGCAAGGGCCGCGTGACGGTCACCACCGACAAGGGCACCGAGGAGATCACCGCCAAGGCGATCGTGCTGGCCACCGGCGCCCGCGCCCGCGAGCTGCCCGGGCTGGAGCCCGACGGCAAGCTGGTCTGGAACTACAAGCATGCGCTGGTGCCGCCGCACATGCCCAAGAAGCTGCTGGTCATCGGATCGGGCGCCATCGGGATCGAGTTCGCCAGCTTCTTCAACACTCTGGGGGCCGACACGACGGTGGTCGAGGTCATGGACCGCGTGCTGCCCGTCGAGGATGCCGAGATCGCGGCCTTCGCCAAGAAACAGTTCGTCAAGCAGGGCATGACGATCCTGGAGAAGGCGTCGGTCAAGAAGCTGGACCGCAAGGGCGACACCGTCACCGCCCATATCGAGAGCGGCGGCAAGACCGAGACGCGCGATTTCGACACCGTCATCTCGGCCGTGGGGATCGTGGGCAACACCGAAGGGCTGGGCCTGGAAGAGGCCGGGATCAAGGTCGACCGCGCCCATGTCGTGACCGACAGCTATTGCCGCACCGGCGTCGAGGGGGTCTATGCCATCGGCGATCTGGCCGGTGCCCCCTGGCTGGCGCACAAGGCCAGCCACGAGGGCGTCATGGTGGCCGAGCTGATCGCGGGCGGGCATCCCCATGCGGTCGATCCGGGATCCATCGCGGGCTGCACCTACTGCCATCCGCAAATCGCCAGCGTCGGTCTGACCGAGGCCAAGGCGAAGGAGATGGGGCTGGAGATCAAGGTCGGCCGCTTCCCCTTCATGGGCAATGGCAAGGCCATTGCCTTGGGCGAGCCCGAGGGCATGATCAAGACCATCTTCGACGCCAAGACCGGCGAGCTGCTGGGCGCGCATATGGTCGGGGCGGAAGTGACCGAGCTGATCCAGGGCTATGTCATCGGCCGCAAGCTGGAGACGACCGAGGCCGACCTGATGGAGACGGTCTTCCCGCATCCGACCCTGTCCGAGATGATGCACGAATCCGTGCTGGACGCCTATGGCCGCGCGATCCACTTCTGA
- a CDS encoding MFS transporter — protein MISVLRTTWPLLLGILLLMVGNGMQGTLLGIRGGIEGIPTLQMSIVMSGYYGGFLLGSLTVPDLIKNVGHVRVFAALGSLVSAALVLFAVEPHWISWTALRFLIGFCFCGVYVTAESWLNAGSTNENRGQSLSAYMIVQLLGIVVAQALLNVGDPGGYLLFIIPSVLVSLAFTPILLSAQPAPQFETIKRMSFGDLYRASPLGCVGIFLMGGVFSALAGMSSVWGAQVGLSVAQISLFVAAIYAGGLVLQYPIGWISDRYDRRKLVLILSAIGGLAALIVIAAQPGTVGLIVTGAVMGGVANPIYALLLAYTNDYLEQTDMASASAGLLFIYGIGSMGGPIITGWLMGAIGPDGYWVYMGVLLALLTAYAGWRATQRRALTPDQQGSFAVITPNATPLAVEAVLDEAQSDNPPSQQAAAPG, from the coding sequence ATGATTTCGGTGTTGCGCACCACTTGGCCGCTGCTTCTGGGCATCCTTCTGCTGATGGTCGGCAACGGCATGCAGGGCACGCTTCTGGGCATCCGGGGCGGGATCGAGGGCATCCCGACACTGCAGATGTCCATCGTCATGTCGGGATATTACGGCGGCTTCCTGCTGGGCAGCCTGACCGTGCCGGACCTGATCAAGAACGTGGGCCATGTGCGGGTCTTCGCGGCCTTGGGCTCGCTGGTCTCGGCGGCGCTGGTGCTGTTCGCGGTCGAGCCGCACTGGATCAGCTGGACGGCGCTGCGCTTTCTGATCGGGTTCTGCTTCTGCGGGGTCTATGTCACGGCGGAGAGCTGGCTGAACGCGGGATCGACGAACGAGAACCGGGGCCAGTCGCTGTCGGCCTATATGATCGTGCAGCTGCTGGGGATCGTGGTGGCGCAGGCGCTGCTGAACGTGGGCGATCCGGGGGGATACCTGCTGTTCATCATCCCCTCGGTGCTGGTGTCGCTGGCCTTCACGCCGATCCTGCTGTCGGCCCAGCCCGCCCCGCAGTTCGAGACGATCAAGCGGATGTCCTTCGGCGATCTCTACCGCGCCAGCCCCCTGGGCTGCGTGGGCATCTTCCTGATGGGCGGGGTGTTCTCGGCGCTGGCGGGCATGTCCTCGGTCTGGGGCGCGCAGGTGGGGCTGTCGGTGGCGCAGATCAGCCTCTTCGTGGCCGCGATCTATGCAGGCGGGCTGGTGCTGCAATATCCGATCGGCTGGATCTCGGACCGCTACGACCGCCGCAAGCTGGTGCTGATCCTGTCGGCCATCGGCGGGCTGGCCGCGCTGATCGTGATCGCGGCGCAGCCGGGCACGGTGGGGCTGATCGTCACGGGCGCGGTGATGGGGGGCGTGGCCAACCCGATCTATGCGCTGCTTCTGGCCTATACCAACGACTATCTGGAGCAGACGGACATGGCCTCGGCCTCGGCGGGGCTGCTGTTCATCTATGGGATCGGCAGCATGGGCGGGCCGATCATCACCGGCTGGCTGATGGGGGCGATCGGGCCGGACGGCTACTGGGTCTACATGGGCGTGCTGCTGGCGCTGCTGACGGCCTATGCGGGCTGGCGCGCGACGCAGCGCCGGGCGCTGACCCCCGACCAGCAGGGCAGCTTTGCCGTCATCACCCCGAACGCCACCCCCCTGGCGGTCGAGGCGGTGCTGGACGAGGCGCAGTCCGACAACCCGCCCAGCCAGCAGGCCGCCGCTCCCGGCTGA
- the queA gene encoding tRNA preQ1(34) S-adenosylmethionine ribosyltransferase-isomerase QueA gives MKLSDFDFDLPAHLIATRPARPRSSARLLRAEGGRIEDRHVGDLPRILRPGDLLVLNDTKVIPARLSGTRTRQSAQGEVTARIEITLLEPAAEGWQALAKPLRKLRAGEVIRFGDALSAEVAEIGEGGLRLVFDAVGEAFDAALNQVGAMPLPPYIAALRAPDDQDRLDYQTVWAARRGAVAAPTASLHFDAPLLAALRARGVEFVHVTLHVGAGTFLPVKVEDVTTHRMHAEWGEVDAAAAAAITRAKSEGRRVIPVGTTALRLIESAATGPGRVAAFRGTTDIFIYPGHHFRVTDGLMTNFHLPKSTLMMLVSALMGPEKIKEIYGHAVRDGYRFFSYGDGSLLIP, from the coding sequence ATGAAGCTGTCCGATTTCGATTTCGACCTGCCCGCCCATCTGATCGCCACGCGGCCCGCCCGGCCGCGCAGTTCCGCGCGGCTGCTGCGCGCCGAGGGCGGGCGGATCGAGGACCGGCATGTGGGCGATCTGCCCCGGATCCTGCGCCCGGGCGATCTGCTGGTGCTGAACGACACCAAGGTGATCCCCGCGCGCCTGTCGGGCACCCGCACGCGCCAGTCGGCGCAGGGCGAGGTCACCGCGCGGATCGAGATCACCCTGCTGGAGCCTGCCGCCGAGGGCTGGCAGGCACTGGCCAAGCCCCTGCGCAAGCTGCGTGCGGGCGAGGTGATCCGCTTTGGTGATGCCCTGTCGGCCGAGGTGGCCGAGATCGGCGAGGGCGGGCTGCGGCTGGTCTTTGACGCTGTGGGCGAGGCCTTCGACGCGGCGCTGAACCAGGTGGGGGCGATGCCCCTGCCGCCCTATATCGCCGCGCTGCGGGCGCCGGACGATCAGGACCGGCTGGATTACCAGACGGTCTGGGCCGCGCGGCGGGGGGCGGTCGCCGCGCCCACCGCCAGCCTGCATTTCGACGCGCCCCTGCTGGCAGCCCTGCGGGCTCGGGGGGTCGAGTTCGTGCATGTCACGCTGCATGTCGGCGCGGGCACCTTCCTGCCGGTCAAGGTCGAGGACGTGACGACGCATCGCATGCATGCCGAATGGGGCGAGGTGGATGCCGCCGCCGCCGCCGCCATCACCCGCGCGAAATCCGAGGGGCGGCGGGTGATCCCGGTGGGCACCACCGCGCTGCGGCTGATCGAATCGGCGGCGACCGGGCCGGGGCGGGTCGCGGCCTTCCGGGGGACCACCGACATCTTCATCTATCCCGGCCATCACTTCCGCGTCACGGACGGTCTGATGACGAACTTCCACCTGCCGAAATCGACGTTGATGATGCTGGTCTCGGCACTGATGGGGCCGGAAAAGATCAAGGAAATCTATGGACATGCGGTCCGGGACGGGTATCGTTTCTTCAGCTATGGCGATGGGTCGCTGCTGATCCCCTGA
- a CDS encoding (2Fe-2S)-binding protein: protein MIVCHCTQISDHDIRAAIDWMRTADAQTIITPGKIYHALGKRADCGGCMPLFLDTMRACDKLGVAPPILRTRADSKKELPDEGRRQGHRLSQRRAAV from the coding sequence ATGATCGTCTGCCATTGCACCCAGATCTCGGACCACGACATCCGCGCCGCCATCGACTGGATGCGGACCGCGGACGCGCAGACCATCATCACGCCCGGCAAGATCTATCACGCCTTGGGGAAACGCGCCGATTGCGGCGGCTGCATGCCGCTCTTTCTGGACACCATGCGCGCCTGCGATAAGCTGGGCGTCGCACCGCCGATCCTGAGGACGCGCGCAGACAGCAAGAAGGAGCTCCCCGATGAAGGGCGACGCCAAGGTCATCGACTATCTCAACGCCGCGCTGCGGTCTGA
- the bfr gene encoding bacterioferritin: MKGDAKVIDYLNAALRSELTAVSQYWLHYRLQEDWGFGKIAKKSREESIEEMNHADRLIQRIIFLEGHPNLQKLDPLRIGQTLKETLESDLAAEHEARSLYIEARDHCDQVRDYPSKMLFEELIQDEEGHIDFLETQLHLFETIGPQNYGQLNASPADDAE; encoded by the coding sequence ATGAAGGGCGACGCCAAGGTCATCGACTATCTCAACGCCGCGCTGCGGTCTGAACTGACCGCGGTCAGCCAGTACTGGCTGCACTACCGCCTGCAGGAGGACTGGGGCTTCGGCAAGATCGCCAAGAAGTCGCGCGAGGAATCCATCGAGGAGATGAACCACGCCGACCGACTGATCCAGCGGATCATCTTCCTCGAGGGCCATCCGAACCTGCAGAAGCTGGACCCGCTGCGCATCGGCCAGACCCTCAAGGAGACGCTGGAAAGCGATCTCGCCGCCGAACACGAGGCCCGCAGCCTCTATATCGAGGCGCGCGACCATTGCGACCAGGTCCGCGATTATCCCAGCAAGATGCTGTTCGAGGAGCTGATCCAGGACGAGGAAGGCCATATCGACTTCCTCGAGACGCAGTTGCACCTCTTCGAGACGATCGGCCCCCAGAACTACGGCCAGCTCAACGCCAGCCCCGCCGACGACGCCGAATAG
- a CDS encoding HAD-IA family hydrolase yields MAGTVVFDLDGTLADTSGDLVAAANACFRARGLGDLLDPAGDALTAFHGGRAMLRAGYGRMGPDHLLPPGAEDEDFNLLLSHYGASIAVHTKLYPGVMETLDRLAGDGHILSICTNKPEALAHQLLGALGIADRFAAMIGADTLPVKKPDPRHYRAAVEQAGGEVARSFLVGDTETDRKTAAAAGVRCVLVGFGPEGEAITRLAPDALLAHFDALPDLARDWLG; encoded by the coding sequence ATGGCGGGCACGGTGGTCTTCGATCTGGACGGAACGCTGGCCGATACCTCGGGCGATCTGGTCGCCGCCGCCAATGCCTGCTTCCGGGCGCGGGGCCTGGGCGACCTGCTGGATCCGGCGGGCGACGCGCTGACGGCCTTCCACGGCGGGCGGGCGATGCTGCGGGCGGGATACGGGCGGATGGGCCCCGACCACCTGCTGCCGCCGGGCGCCGAGGACGAAGATTTCAACCTGCTGCTGAGCCATTACGGCGCGTCCATCGCGGTGCATACGAAACTGTATCCCGGCGTCATGGAGACGCTGGACCGGCTGGCCGGGGACGGGCACATCCTGTCCATCTGCACCAACAAGCCCGAGGCGCTGGCCCATCAGCTGCTGGGGGCCCTGGGCATCGCCGACCGCTTCGCCGCGATGATCGGGGCGGACACGCTGCCGGTGAAGAAGCCCGATCCGCGCCATTACCGCGCCGCGGTCGAGCAGGCGGGGGGCGAGGTCGCGCGGTCCTTCCTGGTGGGCGATACCGAGACCGACCGCAAGACGGCCGCGGCCGCCGGGGTGCGCTGCGTATTGGTGGGGTTCGGGCCGGAGGGCGAGGCGATCACCCGGCTGGCGCCGGACGCGCTGCTGGCGCATTTCGACGCATTGCCCGATCTGGCGCGGGACTGGCTGGGGTAG
- the glmU gene encoding bifunctional UDP-N-acetylglucosamine diphosphorylase/glucosamine-1-phosphate N-acetyltransferase GlmU yields MSENAMAVVILAAGQGSRMQSDLPKVLHRLGGVPLVGHALAAAHSLDPEQIVVVTGHGAPAVAKAIARLDPEAATVLQPEQLGTGHAVRQALPALEGFEGRVIVLYGDTPFISPETLAALASHPSDLVVLGFEAEDPGRYGRLIVTALGLDRIVEYKDADAATRDIALCNSGVMALDAGLLRRLLVRLTNDNASGEYYLTDLPALARAEGHRADVVICDEDETLGINTRAELAAAEAAFQARARARAMEDGVTLTDPASTFFALDTVIGRDAIIGPNVVFGPGVTIESGAEILPFCHLEGCHVSAGATVGPFARLRPGAELGGDVHVGNFVEIKNAVLDEGVKVGHLTYLGDAHVGEHSNIGAGTITCNYDGVSKHRTVIGPRAFIGSDTMLVAPVTVGADAMTGSGSVITQDIPDGALAISRARQATKPGLAVRLMTALRAAREAR; encoded by the coding sequence ATGTCGGAAAATGCGATGGCGGTTGTGATTCTGGCGGCAGGCCAGGGCAGCCGGATGCAATCGGACCTGCCCAAGGTGCTGCACCGGCTGGGGGGCGTGCCGCTGGTGGGCCATGCGCTTGCCGCCGCCCACAGCCTCGATCCCGAACAGATCGTCGTGGTCACCGGCCACGGGGCCCCCGCCGTCGCCAAGGCCATCGCCCGCCTCGACCCCGAGGCGGCGACCGTGCTGCAGCCCGAGCAGCTGGGCACCGGCCATGCCGTCCGCCAGGCCCTGCCCGCGCTGGAGGGGTTCGAGGGGCGCGTCATCGTCCTTTACGGCGACACCCCCTTCATCAGCCCCGAGACGCTGGCGGCCTTGGCCAGCCATCCCTCCGACCTGGTGGTGCTGGGCTTCGAGGCCGAGGATCCGGGCCGCTACGGCCGCCTGATCGTCACCGCGCTGGGGCTGGACCGGATCGTGGAATACAAGGACGCCGACGCCGCCACCCGCGACATCGCGCTGTGCAATTCGGGCGTCATGGCGCTGGATGCGGGCCTGTTGCGGCGCCTGCTGGTGCGGCTGACCAATGACAACGCCTCGGGCGAATACTACCTGACCGACCTGCCCGCCCTGGCCCGCGCCGAAGGCCACCGCGCCGATGTCGTCATCTGCGACGAGGACGAGACGCTTGGCATCAACACCCGCGCCGAACTGGCCGCGGCCGAGGCCGCCTTCCAGGCCCGCGCCCGCGCCCGCGCGATGGAGGACGGCGTCACTCTGACCGATCCGGCCAGCACCTTCTTCGCGCTGGACACGGTGATCGGGCGCGACGCGATCATTGGCCCCAACGTGGTCTTCGGCCCCGGCGTCACCATCGAATCGGGGGCCGAGATCCTGCCCTTCTGCCATCTGGAAGGCTGCCATGTCAGCGCCGGCGCCACCGTCGGCCCCTTCGCCCGCCTGCGTCCCGGCGCCGAACTGGGCGGCGACGTGCATGTCGGCAACTTCGTCGAGATCAAGAACGCGGTCCTGGACGAGGGCGTCAAGGTCGGCCACCTGACCTATCTGGGCGACGCGCATGTGGGCGAGCACAGCAATATCGGCGCGGGCACCATCACCTGCAACTATGACGGCGTCTCCAAGCACCGCACGGTGATCGGGCCGCGCGCCTTCATCGGCAGCGACACGATGCTGGTCGCCCCGGTGACGGTCGGCGCCGATGCGATGACCGGATCGGGCAGCGTCATCACCCAGGACATTCCTGACGGCGCGCTGGCGATCAGCCGCGCGCGGCAGGCCACGAAACCGGGCCTTGCGGTCCGACTGATGACGGCGCTGCGCGCCGCACGGGAGGCGCGCTGA
- the glmS gene encoding glutamine--fructose-6-phosphate transaminase (isomerizing), whose amino-acid sequence MCGIIGILGSHEVSPQLVDALRRLEYRGYDSAGVATVDASGRLDRRRAVGKLVNLSDRLVHDPLPGHAGIGHTRWATHGAATEVNAHPHQSGSVAVVHNGIIENFRELRAGLADLGIQPESQTDTETVALWCAHHLGRGLTPLEAARATLAQLHGAFALAFLFQGEGDLLIAARRGSPLAIGHGTGEMYLGSDAVALAPFTDRITYLEDGDHAVLTRAGMQVSDAQGQQTHRPIARIDVGASVIDRAGHRHFMAKEIAEQPVVIGDVLTHYVKDDRIVLPDGLDLAAIDRITLVGCGTAHLAGHVAKYWFESLAGLPCDIDVASEFRYREPPLSDRSLFVAVSQSGETADTLAALHYARGKVAQTVGLVNVGTSAIARDADLALPTLAGMEVSVASSKAFTCQLAVLAVLALKAAHARGRIDDAGLAAHLRDLRSIPALLAQALALSDDCRVQADWLAQARDVLYLGRGALYPVALEGALKLKELSYIHAEGYASGELKHGPIALIDGDVPVVVLAPHDALFDKTISNMQEVMARHGRVLLISDAGGIAAAGEGVTASLALPSGGGVFQPILYAVPMQYLAYFTAVAKGTDVDQPRNLAKSVTVE is encoded by the coding sequence ATGTGCGGCATCATTGGAATCCTGGGCAGCCACGAGGTCTCGCCTCAGCTGGTCGACGCGCTGCGGCGCCTGGAATATCGCGGCTATGACAGTGCGGGCGTGGCCACCGTCGACGCCTCGGGCCGGCTGGACCGCCGCCGCGCGGTGGGCAAGCTGGTCAACCTCAGCGACCGGCTGGTCCACGACCCCCTGCCCGGCCATGCGGGCATCGGCCATACAAGGTGGGCCACCCATGGCGCCGCGACCGAGGTCAACGCCCATCCCCACCAGTCGGGCTCCGTCGCCGTCGTCCATAACGGCATCATCGAGAACTTCCGCGAGCTGCGCGCCGGCCTGGCCGATCTGGGCATCCAGCCCGAATCGCAGACCGACACCGAGACCGTCGCGCTGTGGTGCGCCCATCACCTGGGTCGGGGCCTGACCCCGCTGGAGGCCGCCCGCGCGACGCTGGCGCAGCTGCACGGCGCCTTCGCGCTGGCCTTCCTGTTCCAGGGCGAGGGCGACCTGCTGATCGCCGCCCGCAGGGGCAGCCCGCTGGCCATCGGCCACGGCACTGGAGAGATGTATCTGGGCTCGGACGCCGTGGCCCTGGCGCCCTTCACCGACCGCATCACCTATCTGGAGGACGGCGATCACGCCGTGCTGACCCGCGCCGGCATGCAGGTCTCGGATGCCCAAGGTCAGCAGACCCACCGCCCCATCGCCCGCATCGACGTGGGCGCCAGCGTGATCGACCGCGCCGGCCATCGCCATTTCATGGCCAAGGAGATCGCCGAGCAGCCGGTGGTCATCGGCGACGTGCTGACCCACTACGTCAAGGACGACCGCATCGTGCTGCCCGACGGGCTGGACCTGGCCGCCATCGACCGCATCACCCTGGTCGGCTGCGGCACGGCGCATCTGGCGGGCCATGTCGCGAAATACTGGTTCGAGAGCCTGGCGGGCCTGCCCTGCGACATCGACGTGGCCTCCGAGTTCCGCTATCGCGAGCCGCCGCTGTCGGACCGCAGCCTCTTCGTGGCCGTCAGCCAGTCCGGCGAGACCGCCGATACCCTGGCCGCCCTGCATTACGCGCGCGGCAAGGTCGCGCAGACCGTGGGCCTGGTGAACGTGGGCACCTCGGCCATCGCCCGCGACGCCGATCTGGCCCTGCCGACCCTGGCGGGGATGGAGGTCAGCGTGGCCTCGTCCAAGGCCTTCACCTGCCAGCTGGCCGTGCTGGCCGTGCTGGCGCTGAAAGCCGCGCATGCGCGGGGCCGGATCGACGATGCGGGGCTGGCCGCCCATCTGCGCGACCTGCGCAGCATCCCCGCGCTGCTGGCCCAGGCCCTGGCCCTGTCGGATGACTGCCGGGTGCAGGCCGACTGGCTGGCCCAGGCCCGCGACGTCCTCTATCTGGGGCGCGGCGCGCTGTACCCTGTGGCGCTGGAGGGCGCGCTGAAGCTCAAGGAGCTCAGCTACATCCATGCCGAGGGCTATGCCTCGGGCGAGCTGAAGCACGGGCCCATCGCGCTGATCGACGGCGACGTGCCTGTGGTCGTGCTGGCCCCGCATGACGCGCTGTTCGACAAGACCATCTCGAACATGCAGGAGGTGATGGCCCGTCACGGCCGCGTCCTGCTGATCTCGGATGCCGGCGGGATCGCGGCGGCGGGCGAAGGGGTGACGGCCAGCCTGGCCCTGCCCTCGGGCGGCGGGGTGTTCCAGCCGATCCTCTACGCGGTGCCGATGCAGTACCTGGCCTATTTCACCGCCGTGGCGAAAGGCACCGACGTGGACCAGCCCCGGAACCTGGCCAAATCCGTCACCGTGGAATGA
- the trmB gene encoding tRNA (guanine(46)-N(7))-methyltransferase TrmB yields MSDSSPPVFDPNPPRRNFYGRRHGKTLRQSQKGYLSEDLGELRPRGITLEDNPDRHPIDPKTFFGDDRPLWLEVGFGGGEHMVHMAATYPDIGIIGCEPYINGVAMLLGKIRAAGVENVSVHPGDARDLMDVLPDASIARAFLMYPDPWPKLRHHRRRFVTPEHLQPLARVMAPGGIFRVASDIPDYIRQTREEVPPAGFEMIGDTDQAWDDWTRTRYEQKALREGRAPHYVTFRRL; encoded by the coding sequence ATGAGCGACTCAAGCCCCCCCGTCTTCGATCCGAACCCGCCGCGCCGCAACTTCTATGGTCGCCGGCATGGCAAGACCCTGCGCCAGAGCCAGAAGGGCTATCTGTCCGAGGATCTGGGCGAGCTGCGCCCGCGCGGCATCACCCTCGAGGACAATCCCGACCGTCACCCCATCGACCCCAAGACGTTCTTCGGGGACGACCGCCCGCTCTGGCTGGAGGTGGGCTTCGGCGGCGGCGAGCACATGGTGCACATGGCCGCGACCTATCCCGACATCGGGATCATCGGCTGCGAGCCCTATATCAACGGCGTCGCCATGCTCCTGGGCAAGATCCGGGCGGCGGGGGTCGAGAATGTCAGCGTGCATCCGGGCGATGCGCGCGACCTGATGGACGTGCTACCCGACGCCTCGATCGCGCGGGCCTTCCTCATGTATCCCGATCCCTGGCCCAAGCTGCGCCATCATCGCCGCCGCTTCGTCACGCCCGAGCATCTGCAGCCCCTGGCGCGGGTGATGGCCCCGGGCGGCATCTTCCGGGTGGCCAGCGACATTCCCGACTACATCCGCCAGACCCGCGAGGAGGTCCCTCCGGCGGGGTTCGAGATGATCGGCGATACCGACCAGGCCTGGGACGACTGGACGCGCACCCGCTACGAGCAGAAGGCGCTGCGCGAGGGGCGGGCGCCCCATTACGTCACCTTCCGCCGGCTGTAG
- a CDS encoding ribonuclease J translates to MAERLIYLPLGGAGEIGMNAYVYGYGQPGKERLILVDLGVTFGDMEGSPGIDLIMPDITWLEQNRHRLEAIFVTHGHEDHIGAIGHLWGRLDAPIYARRFTGTLVRLKMEEYGLPAEAVNIVAPRPEVTQVGPFSVQYVPISHSIPESSALIIDTPAGRIVHTGDFKTDVTPVLGDAFDPVGLSEIAAEGDGVKVLACDSTNIFSTHPGRSEAVLATPILEWVMAQPNMVVATTFASNVARLKTLADAARASGRKVCLLGRAMRRMVGVAFDSGVLKDFPDTIGPEEAAKLPRNKVLLLVTGSQGERRAASAQLSRGRYLGLSLKEGDSFLFSSKTIPGNEKSVGRIMNALSEAGVEVYDADDGLYHVSGHANRPDIEAVHDLLKPRIVIPMHGEHLHLREHMLLARAKGMTSEIVTNGKMLDLTGDRPKVVDHVETGRLYLDGNQLIGSMDGVVRDRIRLALNGHAMVSVIVDEDDKVLPDAWVELMGLPDKTRAGGDLARHVESELSEFLERADARTVRDDGKMDEAIRKITRQVAMEEIGKKPEVTVIISRLMAD, encoded by the coding sequence ATGGCTGAACGCCTGATCTATCTGCCGCTCGGCGGAGCGGGCGAAATTGGCATGAATGCCTATGTCTACGGTTACGGTCAGCCCGGCAAGGAACGTCTGATCCTTGTCGACCTGGGGGTGACCTTCGGAGACATGGAAGGCAGCCCGGGCATCGACCTGATCATGCCCGACATCACCTGGCTGGAGCAGAACCGCCACCGGCTGGAGGCGATCTTCGTCACCCACGGGCACGAGGACCATATCGGCGCCATCGGCCATCTCTGGGGCCGGCTGGACGCGCCGATCTATGCCCGCCGCTTCACCGGCACGCTGGTGCGGCTGAAGATGGAGGAATACGGCCTGCCCGCCGAGGCGGTCAACATCGTGGCCCCCCGCCCCGAGGTCACGCAGGTGGGACCCTTCTCGGTGCAATACGTGCCGATCAGCCACTCGATCCCCGAAAGCTCGGCGCTGATCATCGACACGCCGGCGGGCCGCATCGTGCATACGGGCGATTTCAAGACCGACGTGACGCCGGTCCTGGGCGATGCCTTCGATCCGGTCGGGCTGTCCGAGATCGCGGCCGAGGGCGACGGGGTGAAGGTCCTGGCCTGCGACAGCACCAACATCTTCTCGACCCATCCGGGCCGGTCCGAAGCCGTGCTGGCCACGCCGATCCTGGAATGGGTGATGGCGCAGCCGAACATGGTGGTGGCGACGACCTTCGCCAGCAACGTGGCGCGGCTGAAGACGCTGGCCGATGCGGCCCGTGCCTCGGGGCGCAAGGTCTGCCTGCTGGGCCGCGCGATGCGGCGCATGGTCGGCGTGGCCTTCGATTCGGGCGTGCTGAAGGACTTTCCGGACACGATCGGCCCGGAGGAGGCGGCCAAGCTGCCCCGCAACAAGGTCCTGCTGCTGGTCACCGGCAGTCAGGGCGAGCGCCGCGCCGCCAGCGCGCAGCTGTCGCGCGGCCGCTATCTGGGCCTGTCGCTGAAAGAGGGCGACAGCTTCCTCTTCAGCTCCAAGACCATCCCGGGCAACGAGAAGTCGGTCGGCCGCATCATGAATGCGCTGAGCGAGGCGGGGGTCGAGGTCTATGACGCCGATGACGGGCTCTACCACGTGTCGGGCCATGCCAACCGCCCCGACATCGAGGCGGTGCACGACCTGCTCAAGCCGCGGATCGTGATCCCCATGCATGGCGAGCATCTGCATCTGCGCGAGCACATGCTGCTGGCCCGTGCCAAGGGGATGACTTCGGAGATCGTGACCAACGGCAAGATGCTGGACCTGACGGGCGACCGCCCCAAGGTCGTGGATCATGTCGAGACGGGGCGCCTCTATCTGGACGGCAACCAGCTGATCGGGTCGATGGACGGTGTCGTGCGGGACCGCATCCGGCTGGCGCTGAACGGCCATGCCATGGTCAGCGTGATCGTGGACGAGGACGACAAGGTCCTGCCCGATGCCTGGGTTGAGCTGATGGGCCTGCCCGACAAGACCCGCGCCGGCGGCGATCTGGCCCGCCATGTCGAATCCGAGCTGTCCGAGTTCCTCGAGCGGGCCGATGCCCGCACGGTGCGCGACGATGGCAAGATGGACGAGGCGATCCGCAAGATCACCCGCCAGGTCGCCATGGAAGAGATCGGCAAGAAGCCCGAGGTGACGGTCATCATCAGCCGCCTGATGGCCGACTGA